In Planctomycetia bacterium, one DNA window encodes the following:
- a CDS encoding LysR family transcriptional regulator → MIYPNYHHLYYFWMVAREGSILAASRKLHVSQPTISAQIRMLERSLGQPLFHRHGRRLELTETGHIALRYADAIFTLGRELSETLRGRPVDRPQRFVVGVADAVPKLIAYHLLEPALHLPEGVELVCREGKPDKLLADLAIHELDLVISDSPIGPNVSVRAFSHLLGESPLAVFGAPALARKYRARFPASLTGAPILMPAETCTIRRMLNQWMLTTGITPRIVGQFEDSALMKAFGHAGSGLFFGPKAIATEIEQQYGVQCVGTIPVLRERIYAISVERRIRHPAVLAVSGSARRELLRTSNRLSK, encoded by the coding sequence ATGATCTACCCCAATTACCACCACCTCTATTACTTCTGGATGGTCGCGCGCGAAGGGAGCATCCTCGCGGCCAGCCGCAAGCTGCACGTTTCCCAGCCGACCATTTCGGCGCAGATCCGAATGCTTGAGCGTTCCCTGGGGCAGCCGTTATTTCACCGCCACGGCCGCCGGCTGGAACTCACCGAGACCGGGCATATCGCGCTTCGCTATGCGGACGCGATCTTCACGCTCGGCCGTGAATTGAGCGAAACGCTTCGTGGACGACCGGTTGACCGCCCCCAGCGATTTGTTGTCGGAGTGGCCGACGCCGTGCCGAAGTTGATCGCCTATCACCTGCTCGAACCGGCCCTTCACCTGCCGGAGGGTGTCGAACTTGTCTGTCGGGAGGGCAAGCCGGACAAGTTGCTCGCCGATCTGGCGATTCACGAGCTGGATCTGGTCATCAGCGATTCACCGATCGGGCCGAATGTGAGCGTGCGGGCGTTCAGCCATCTTCTGGGCGAGAGTCCGCTTGCCGTGTTTGGAGCACCGGCGCTGGCACGAAAGTATCGCGCGCGATTTCCTGCGAGCCTTACCGGCGCGCCGATTCTGATGCCTGCCGAGACCTGTACGATCCGCCGGATGCTTAATCAATGGATGTTGACCACCGGCATCACGCCTCGCATTGTCGGGCAGTTCGAGGACAGCGCCCTCATGAAGGCATTCGGGCATGCAGGCTCCGGCCTGTTTTTTGGTCCGAAGGCTATCGCGACGGAGATCGAACAGCAGTACGGCGTGCAGTGCGTCGGGACGATTCCCGTTTTACGCGAACGGATTTATGCCATTTCCGTGGAAAGGCGAATTCGACACCCTGCGGTTCTCGCAGTGTCCGGTTCGGCACGGCGCGAACTCCTGCGAACGAGCAATCGATTATCAAAGTGA
- a CDS encoding ATP-binding cassette domain-containing protein, with product MRSPPSGGPSIALPGWFANTWRRERVISDRNRSWTASPGHDNGSAVVAAAGRTPHLHEPPLTGVPPFRRLIRLFANDRRDIGLVLLFSVIVGILTLATPITVQALVNFVSFGGLIQPLVVLGILLFGFLALAGTIRVVQAFVIEILQRRLFVRVLADLSLRLPRVTAECFDRGNGPELVNRFFDIVTVQKVAAMLLLDGASVLLQIFVGLVILAFYHPFLLAFDVLLILSIIFVMLALGRGAVRTAIAESRAKYAVVAALEEMARYPIVFKLAGASDFARERADALAVDYVECRRTHFSIVLRQTIGFLATQVFAATTLLTLGGFLVIDGQLTLGQLVAAELIVSGVLASLAKFGKTLESVYDLLAAVDKLGQLFDLPLERDDGVAMQPVRDGARLELRGVMYAFPEQPPVIHDFSLSVAPREHVCIVGRHGSGKSLLADMLIGLRRPTAGTIALDGADLREISLASLREHVALVRGTEIVEGTVEENVRMSRRDIPAEVVRDALQRVGILERIRELPDGLRTHLAPTGAPLSPGQAGRLMVARAMIGRPQVLVLDDLLDDLDEEAREHVLNAVMAPDASWSVLILGSHEIGRSRGARIVRLDRDPEPANGGAVRPRATVTT from the coding sequence ATGCGGAGTCCGCCGTCCGGCGGGCCATCGATCGCGCTGCCTGGCTGGTTCGCGAACACGTGGAGGAGAGAACGCGTGATTTCTGACCGGAATCGTTCATGGACCGCTTCCCCGGGGCACGACAACGGCTCAGCGGTCGTCGCCGCTGCCGGTCGTACCCCCCACTTGCACGAACCGCCGCTCACCGGCGTCCCGCCCTTTCGTCGCCTGATTCGCCTCTTCGCGAACGACCGGCGCGACATCGGCCTGGTTCTCCTCTTCTCCGTGATCGTCGGTATCCTGACGCTTGCCACGCCCATCACCGTACAGGCGCTGGTCAACTTCGTTTCGTTCGGCGGGCTGATCCAGCCGCTCGTCGTGTTGGGAATACTCTTGTTCGGATTTCTGGCACTGGCCGGCACGATTCGGGTGGTGCAGGCGTTCGTCATCGAAATTCTGCAACGTCGGCTGTTCGTGCGCGTCCTTGCGGATTTGTCCCTGCGGCTGCCGCGCGTAACCGCGGAATGCTTTGACCGGGGCAACGGACCCGAGCTGGTCAACCGCTTTTTCGACATCGTTACCGTCCAAAAGGTCGCCGCGATGCTTCTGCTCGACGGCGCCTCGGTGCTGCTTCAGATTTTCGTGGGGCTGGTGATCCTCGCGTTTTACCATCCTTTCCTGCTCGCCTTCGATGTCCTCCTGATTCTGTCCATCATCTTTGTCATGCTCGCACTGGGGCGCGGCGCCGTCCGGACAGCCATTGCCGAATCCCGTGCGAAATACGCCGTCGTGGCGGCACTGGAGGAAATGGCCCGCTATCCGATTGTGTTCAAGCTGGCGGGCGCCTCCGATTTCGCGCGCGAACGCGCCGACGCGCTGGCCGTTGATTACGTCGAATGCCGCCGAACGCATTTTTCCATCGTGCTCCGACAGACCATCGGCTTCCTGGCGACGCAGGTTTTCGCCGCCACCACGCTCCTCACCCTCGGCGGGTTTCTCGTGATCGATGGGCAACTCACCTTGGGGCAGCTGGTGGCGGCCGAGTTGATCGTCTCCGGCGTTCTGGCGTCACTCGCGAAGTTCGGCAAGACACTCGAAAGCGTGTACGACCTGCTCGCGGCCGTTGACAAACTCGGTCAGCTCTTCGACCTGCCGCTAGAGCGCGATGACGGCGTTGCCATGCAGCCCGTGCGTGACGGCGCCAGGCTCGAGCTTCGCGGCGTGATGTATGCCTTTCCCGAGCAGCCGCCCGTTATCCACGATTTCTCGCTGTCCGTCGCGCCGCGCGAACATGTCTGCATTGTGGGGCGCCACGGCTCCGGAAAAAGCCTCCTGGCGGACATGCTGATTGGTCTGCGCCGTCCGACAGCCGGGACCATCGCACTGGACGGAGCGGACCTGCGGGAAATCAGCCTCGCCAGCCTGCGCGAACACGTCGCACTGGTCCGCGGCACCGAGATCGTCGAAGGGACCGTGGAAGAAAACGTCCGCATGAGCCGTCGCGACATTCCGGCAGAAGTCGTCCGAGATGCGCTCCAGCGCGTGGGAATTCTTGAGCGCATTCGAGAACTGCCCGACGGTCTTCGCACCCATCTGGCGCCGACCGGCGCGCCGCTTTCTCCTGGTCAGGCTGGTCGGCTCATGGTGGCCCGTGCGATGATTGGTCGCCCGCAAGTGCTTGTCCTTGACGATTTGCTGGATGATTTGGACGAAGAGGCCCGTGAGCACGTGCTCAATGCCGTGATGGCGCCCGATGCATCGTGGTCGGTTTTGATTCTCGGCAGCCATGAGATCGGCCGGTCGCGCGGCGCACGCATCGTGCGACTGGATCGGGACCCGGAGCCGGCGAACGGTGGCGCCGTACGTCCACGGGCGACGGTCACGACCTAG
- a CDS encoding HlyD family efflux transporter periplasmic adaptor subunit, producing MLFVPWQQNIKAAGRVLAFAPLEREQAIKAPLGGRVVRWRVQEGSRVLAGDPLVEISDIDPELISRLQQERNATQGKYEAAVEKVRSYEQQVANLVATRDLAVTAAMHRLEMTREKVRASSAALEAAQAALKAAEAQFNRYRALLDDGLVSRRDYEVAERDFELARTSVQSAEASLKATQNEQQAMEAELERIRTEADSRIDSARATMNEAQGQVQETLASLAKLDVAISRQQSQLVTAPRDGYVFRLHASQDGEIVKAGDSLMVLVPQTDNPSVELWIDGNDAPLVRQGSPVRLQFEGWPAVQFVGWPSVAVGTFGGRVALIDSTDNGKGQFRVLVVPDPADDPWPDSRYLRQGVRAKGWVLLNRVTVGYEVWRQINGFPPVIAPSEPAPGDGKAEESSKK from the coding sequence ATGCTGTTCGTTCCTTGGCAGCAAAATATCAAAGCAGCGGGGCGCGTGCTGGCTTTTGCGCCGCTGGAGCGCGAGCAGGCGATCAAGGCCCCCCTCGGCGGACGAGTCGTGCGTTGGCGCGTGCAGGAAGGATCACGCGTCTTAGCCGGTGATCCTCTGGTTGAAATCTCCGACATCGACCCCGAGTTGATTTCTCGCCTGCAACAAGAACGCAACGCCACGCAAGGCAAGTATGAAGCGGCGGTTGAAAAAGTACGCTCCTACGAGCAACAAGTCGCCAACCTCGTCGCCACGCGGGATTTGGCCGTTACGGCGGCCATGCACCGGCTGGAAATGACGCGCGAAAAGGTACGTGCTTCCTCCGCCGCGCTCGAGGCGGCGCAGGCCGCGCTCAAGGCGGCCGAGGCGCAGTTCAATCGGTACCGCGCGCTCCTCGACGACGGCTTGGTGTCCCGCCGTGATTATGAAGTGGCCGAACGCGACTTTGAATTAGCGCGAACGAGTGTTCAAAGCGCCGAAGCCTCGCTCAAAGCCACACAAAACGAACAACAGGCCATGGAAGCCGAGTTGGAGCGTATTCGCACCGAGGCAGACTCTCGAATTGACTCTGCCCGCGCCACCATGAACGAAGCACAGGGGCAGGTCCAGGAGACCCTCGCGAGCCTCGCCAAGCTCGACGTGGCCATTTCCCGACAGCAATCCCAACTTGTCACCGCGCCGCGCGATGGATACGTCTTTCGACTCCATGCCAGTCAGGACGGTGAAATCGTCAAGGCCGGCGACTCGCTGATGGTCCTCGTCCCGCAAACCGACAACCCCTCGGTCGAGCTTTGGATCGACGGCAACGATGCACCACTTGTGCGCCAGGGAAGCCCCGTTCGCCTTCAATTTGAAGGCTGGCCCGCCGTTCAATTCGTCGGCTGGCCTTCGGTCGCGGTCGGCACATTCGGCGGACGGGTCGCGCTGATCGACTCGACCGACAATGGCAAAGGTCAATTCCGCGTCCTGGTCGTTCCCGATCCGGCGGACGATCCATGGCCGGATAGCCGATACCTTCGACAGGGTGTTCGCGCAAAGGGCTGGGTGCTGCTGAACCGGGTCACGGTAGGATACGAAGTCTGGCGCCAGATCAACGGATTTCCCCCCGTCATTGCGCCATCGGAGCCTGCGCCGGGAGACGGAAAGGCCGAGGAATCGTCGAAGAAATGA